The window GATTTGATTTCTCAAATGTTAATTTGTGCTCTGTATTGTATTGTTAGTGCTCTGCTGGTGTTTAATTCCACCGATTCATAGTTTAAAAagtttaatattaaaatattttgatttgatAGGAAATGCTTTGTGCTATGCTGGTTTTAATTCCAACTACTTATAGTTTAAATAGCTTAATTTTTTGATCTCTCCATATAAAAATACTGATTTGTGCTCTGTATTGCTACTGCTGCTAGTGTTTAATTCGAACTGATTTATTTTAAATGCTGATTTGTGCTCTGTATTGCTACTACTGGTGTTTAATTCGAACTGACTTATTTTTGTTTGGCTTGGCAGAATGCCTACAAATAAGTcagttcaaattaaaaaaacagcAGCAGTAGCAATACAGAGCACAAATCAGCATTTAAAATAAGTTAGTTCGAATTAAACACCAGCAGCAGTAGCAataaaaagcacaaattaacatttttatatGGAGAGATACAAAAATTAAGGTAAACTATAAATCGTTGGAATTAAACACCAGCATGACACAAAGCATTTTCTATCAAATCAAAATATTCTAATATTAAGTTTTTTAAACTATGAGAAATCAAATCAAAGCTTTctttaactacttaaaatgtagATGAATCTGAGCAAAAACTTGAAATTAAATgtgtaaaaaaagaaaagcttaCGTGATTACTTTGTAGAAATACACAGCAGCTCTCTCtttaactttctctctcttaagctttctctctctagctctctCCCTCTAAGCTCTGTCTAACTTTCTCtctaagctttctctctctagctctctCCCTCTaggctttctctctctagctctctCTTAGAGTTTGcattgctccttgcagtatgtgtgatgccttttgggttttaaataGATGATGATGGTGAAGATCGGACTAAAGTTGTGCGCGCTATTGTGTGTGCGTGTATTAGACCTGTAAACGGATCGTGTTTATAGAGCTTGGGTCAGGTTCAATCCTACCTGTTAATTTAACGGATCATCTAAACTCAACTTGTTAAGCTAACGGATCATCTGAACCCAACCAATTAAGCTAACGAGTCACATGTTTCAGCCCTTAACAATTCAGCAGAAACCCACCAAATTTCAGCCAAAATACAAGTCTTGTAAGCTctaaaattaatcagatttgaACTCACAAATCAACCCAATTAGGCAATAACTATATGAATACACGCACACAAAGCCAGACTTTTTGTAATATTACAATTATATAAAGTAAAACCTGGGAAGGAACAAAGGGTTGGATGAAGGATTGGAGGCCTGAGATGTCCCAGAGAAGAGAGGGGAGAGAAAGAGATTGTTTGGAAAAAGGATTGGATGAATCTCTCCCTTTTTAGCGTTTCTTTAAGGGAGGTGTTTTTCTGTAGCTTATAAATTGTGCTCAGAGTGAGAAAGAAGAGCGATCACCCAAAATGAAATTACACAAAAGTTCATAATAACGAATGGTAAGAGGTTTCGCGGTTAATCCAAAATGATCCGTTATTTAATAAGTGAACCATTCGATCTGTTTATCACTCATCCGAATACTAATTTAAATGATCGAGTCGGGTTAACGGATCGGGTTGAAAATGCCAGGTCTAATGCTCCGGCCATCCTCGTCAAGACTTTCACGGACGTGAATTACGTCAAGAAGCTAACCTTGAATTACTCTTGGAGTGGCACGGTGCTGCTCAACCCGTAGCCCAAAAACATCGGTCCGTTGGCGGGGAAAGGTCAGGGgcatagagaaacaatcaaatgGCAGGATCAAACTCCAGTATTACAAAGAGAAGAATCAGTGGTACTGCCTAGGATGAAGTCAACTACTACAAAGATAGGACAAAATACCATTCCGATATAAACCCAATAACTAGAATTTGGTTCGaaacggttcggtttttttcatgattttttttttttttaaatacctgGAGCTTGAAGCACATTTCTTTTTTTCCCGCATTCGGCTGCAAATTTACCCTTTCTCTCCACACTCCGCAGATCCAGAGCCCTCTCAAGCAGAGATGAAGGTGGTCGCTGCATACTTGTTGGCTGTGTTGGGCGGCAAGACCACCCCTACCGCCGAAGATCTCAAGGACAACCTTGGCTACGTTGGTGCCGAGGCTGATGATGACAGGATTCAACTTCTGCCTTCCGAAGTCAAGGGTAAGGACATCACAGAGCTAATTGCCTCTGGAAGGGAAAAGTTGGCCTCCGTACCAGCTGGTGGAGGTGGTGCTGTTGCAGTTGCTGCAActggttgtggttgtggtggtggtggtggtgctgccGCTGCTGCGGCTGAGGCAAAGAAAGAGGAGAAGAAAATAATGATATCAggggagaaaaaaagaaagagaaagaaatggGTGAGAGGGAGCTGAgagaacaaaagaagaaaaaaagcaaGAGAGAAATGGGGGAGAGAGGAAGGACCTGAAGGTGGAGGCAtgatagtaaaaaaaaaaaaaaaaagaataaaaaaaaaagaaaaaatcacgGCTGGGgagaagaaatgaagaaataatTAGTATGCTAGGATTCCCAACTTTCTAATAGGAGGCCTAACATTCTATTTAGGCTTAAAAGGGGTTAAAGTTTGGGCTTGGAATTAATTTGGAAATAAATATccattatatataataattaaaattttacataaaattaatatatatttattcggtttggtttggttcgattttgtacttttggtttggttttttttttcaattcaattttcgatctggtttttttcggtttttggtTTTGTCAACCCATCCCTAATGCTGCCCTATGTTAAAGTATGGTCCCTGTCACTTGTTTTTCTAAAGTGAGCAACTCTTATGATGTGATTATGAATTTGAATGCTATTAGAATGTGTTTACTTATTggcacatacacacacacacatatatatatatatatatgaagcatAGCTGCAAATGAACTGAATGTATATAGTACAAATGGGGAAAAGCTCCTTGATGTGTTCAATGCTTCAAATGCTATCTTCTGTTTGTCATATTGGAGATTTATCATTTACTGGGTGGAACTTTTGTGACGAACCGCCACGCATCTACTTCTAAACACAATAGATTCTTCTTCAAGTTCTAAGTTTTTTCTCCAGTGAATACAAATCTGTTTCCTCCCTTAACTTTTTACTATGTTTTGTAAACATGCGATGCATTCACGAAGGTACACTTGATGTTTTTCTCCTGCAGATGAGATGTAACAACGTTCTCTATCTTCATGGAGTGCCGGAGGATCGATGAAGAAGTTGAAGATGCTGAACTAGAATAAGATGTGCAATGAGGGTTGGTTATAATAAACAGAACTTGGTAACCAGGATTTTATCTCTAGCTACTATATGTAATTGTTGTTTAGTTGGAAATGAAAACCTTTCTACTGATTTACTGCACCCAATTGGCTTATTTGTTCATGTTGATGTTCAGAGTAGCATTAACAATGGCATAATCCACCGTGGAATTTCTTTGAATTGGAGATGATATTGGACTAAAGTTCATTGTTCTAATATAACATAGGCGGCACTCAAGTACAGGCCACAAACTAAACGACCCAAAGCCACCAACcaaagcctcacctacaaaCTAAAGTTCATTGTTCTACTTCACGTTTCATTATTGTCGTTGTTTTCAATTTAACATGCGTTTGAAAATAATCTCCCCTTGTTAGTTGCACTTTGTGGTTTGGATTTGGAACATTAACAAGTTGTGCCTTTATTGGCCCTAAACCTTTTGAGCAAAACTACTTTTATTCGAACCCATTGACAATTGTCATTAAAAATCTATTGTGAAATACTACTACTGTCTTTATGTCAACCCATTTTTTGGTCAAGTTCATCCTTTGAGGATGAGCTGAGCCGCATAGACTTCGTTGGTTGCGAGTCCAGCGCCTTTGAGCCACATGAGGACCAGAATAGGTCTAGGCCCTTCTTAAAACTTCTCAGCCTTGTGGGTGCACCTTCTTCATTCCTCCTGATTCCCCagcttttccttcttttttcagTTCGCAAAGACTTGCTTTTTCACTTTAAAAGTcttatttcttatttctttccctggtcttaggttcgattctcgtcaaagtcgaatttgaaccacattattgctagcccattgtgaggcttagcccgcTTTGTTCATACATGTTGAGCTCATACATGTCATCTTTGTAGTGTAAAAGGCTTTGTTCATACTCAGATTTGGGCATAGAAGTGGAATTTGTAGTGGTAAAGCACAGTACGCAACGGTCATTGAGTACTTGAGACTCAAGCCCTCTTCTTCTGGAATCACAATGTGTTGATGACAATGATATATGAGTAATTCTTTCGCAGCAAGCAATAGCTTGGAGTGCAGTTACTACCGCGCGAGTGGTCTTTATCTTTTACTGTTGTTGTTACTTCAAGGTAACTATGGTAATCTTGACGAAGAGGGGGTAGAAAGCGAGTGAATTCTTGTAGTAAATCTGGGTGGTCTTTGAAAAGAGCTGCAACCTTGTGATAAATTACCTCAGTAGCCTCGCGGTTATTGTCACTAGATTCAGAACTACTAGTACTACTAGAATTAGCCTTTCGTTTTCGTTTGGATGACCTGCTGATCATTCTGTAACTAGGCATAATGTTTGTAAAAAACTCAtaaacatcatcatcatcctcatcatctCGGCTTTCGCATAACAGTCGGGTCTTGACTTTGTTGACGAAATCAAGGGCTTCTCGGAAAGCAAGAGGAGGAGGTGGGCAGGGTTGAGAGGTAATTTGATGTTCCTTGGGCAAGAAGGCATTGAAACCTAAGAGTAGATGAGGGTGTCCTTGGAAGAGCTGTTTGACGATGTGAACGACAGCGGTGGCTTCAAATTTTTTGGACCGGAAGTCTTGGAGGAGCTGAACAAAGTGGTGGAAGTTTTCAATCTTGTCTTGCTTTGCAAATACCTCCTTCACCTCCCTCAAATATGCCAAAGACTCGCTTTTTGTTGGTTTCATCTTTTTCGTGTCGTAGGTGTCTTCTTCTTGTTGCGTGGTTTCTAAGACAAATTCCAAGGAATTACAGAAGACaaataaacagaaaatatgAGAGGAGAGAGTATTTAAAACTTGGGGTCAATGCCTTGTTTCAAAAGGATTCCCACTGcaagtggcaagtgttacaaaaattgattttattttaaattttgctGAAGGGGCAAAATTGGATTTTAGAGTTTTGCTGATGCAGGGTACAAATAGCAAATTTCATGGGTCGATACAGAAATCCCCCGACGGATAGGATAAAAGTCTGGCGGGCGTAGGAGAGTGACGCAGAGTGCGAGTGGCGAGTGAGCTCTGAAAAGAAAAGGCAACAATGGCGGCCTCTGCAACTGCAACAATTTCGTTATGCTCTACCTTCGCAACCCATTGCAAAATCTCGCAAAACCTTCAAACTCCGGCAACCCATTTCAGCTTTCcgtctctctcctcttcttcttcccacaAGCTGTCTTCTTGCTCTTTACGGCGACCCACATTCCCGCTTCTGATCAAGTCGTCGGAGTCGGATTCAGCCGTGGTCGTCGAGGCCGAGTTTCAAGCTCCCGAACCAGAGGCCGGGCCCGATGATTCGGAGCCAGCGGCCTTGCAAGTCGTGGAAACCCCTTCGTCGGAGGCCCCAAAACGAGAGCAGCTGTTCGGCGTTGTCATGGTATGCATTCAATTTCACTTCTTTGATTGTCTTTGTGGTTACCCAGATAAGAATTTTAGCTGATTACATGCTGCTAAATTTCGTTTTTGGTCGTTAATTTGGTGTTTAGTGGTGGTTTAGTGCTGATTACCAGTTTATATAGATGACATTTTGGTTCTGTATTACATTTAAGAGCAAAAATTGAAGTCGGGGTTCTCTAATCAGCTCAAAAATTGTTAGTCTTACTACTGGGGTTGCTTGTGTATGATGCCTAATAGATCGGTGGGCGCCAGTACATTGTCATTCCTGGACGATTTATCTATACTCAGCGGCTAAAAGGCGCTAATGTTAACGACAAGGTATGATATTCTTCGCATTCTTCACCATTCGTTACTTGAATTCCTGTTGTTGTTGCTCCATTTTGGCTTTAGTTTTAGTTGTATGGAATTATCTAGCTGTTAATTGTAGTTTTTGTGCAATGCCTAGCTTTAATAGTATTTTTATGCATCACTGTTACTAGAATCACACAACTGGAGTGGTTTTGTTGAAGTTCATATGCTTTTACTTCCTGGGTTGGATGAGAAACATTCCATTTACAATGCCATTTCCAGAAATCGGCCTCCAATATTAGACTCATCAGTTGAGTTAACCTGTGATATTAGGTGACTTTCGGCTAATCTTACAGCACGTCATAAATTGTAGAAATCATTATTAAAACAAAATGTGGATTGGAAATGCTGCAATCAGTCATTTCAAGACAAATTGTTAATATGATACATGCAAAAAGTCTGACTAGAAATTTTATGTTGGTGCTTCTTTGAAATAAGCAAGAAGAAGACCTAACAAAGGTTAGGAGACGTCAGCAGAGTGTAAGGATAGGCAGGAACACTAGTATGGTATTGTGAAAACGTGTATATAGACATATTGGAGTCCGCATTTAGGTAGGAGTTCTGAAGAGGTAAGGACCTGTGGGAGGCAATCTCATAATTGTTGGAGGACTACCTGCTAGACATACGTAGTGGTCCCTTAATTGATTGGATTGTCTTTGTTTTGAAGAAGTAAAGTAATCCCTTTGTAGCCAAGTTGCTGCTCCGGCATGTTATATTTGGTTTATAAGAATCCTGGTTGGTCTGTCGTAGTGATAGTTTTATGATTTATCCCCTTAGTCAATTCAGCATTCTGGCTTACGCATGTGGCAACAGTCAAGGCCCAATGTTGGACGATTTTATGCTCCAACATAATAAGAAATCAATAATTTAAAAGAACATATGCAAGACAGAGGCTTCTTCATTGTCTTGAAAATAAAGAGTTTTGTGtatttcacttttcttttttaataaactgttatagtttcttctcaaaaaaaataaaataaataaataaagagttTAAGTTGATGTTTCAATggatttcaaaaaaattcaGCTGTCAATgtttttgtgtatgaaaaagCTTTACCTTATGACAACAGAGAGGGTATGCTCTTTTGAAAAGCGGTGTCATACACGTATGACCTCAAAAGTTCCTGTCATTGCTAGTTGCTAACTTGGACAATTCTATTATGTCCTTTTCCAACACCATTTGCTTCATCAATCTTGTGATATGGTATTTGCCGCATCAATCTTGTGATATGGTATGGTTTTGTGTGCATAATTTGATCTGTACCTTCAATAAGGAAACAAATGTAGTAAGataaaaagaaacattaaaagtctcatttttccttcagTTGAAAACTTTTGTGAATCGAAAAGTTGTAGAGAGTGATTGAACAAGAAAATCAACCCCAGAATTTGGGTAGTGCAATGTCACGTAAATCAATATAATTTGGTGTCCAGAACCTTGCATCATGGTTTTGCTGATTTAGAAGgaatttattttgtaataatattcTTGTGATTCTGATTTCAAATTATCAATCACTTGAATAAGGATTTAGTTTATCCAAGCTCAGCGGTTCCTCACCCACGCCCCTTCCAGCACGAGTGTACTTTTAACCCTATAGAAATGTACTCTTGCTTTACTAGACTTCATGAAAAATTGGAGAATACTGTGGCCTGGTGGCCTCTAGTTTAGCCTTTAAGGGCTTTGAAATCAATTATTCTTTCTATTATAAAACCAGTGATGTTATCAGTATTGGATCTTTATTTTCTAAGAAGTTACCGCTGCTTTGTCCTCAAGGTGTTTAAACTTGATCTTATGCAGATTGTTCTCAACAAAGTGTTGCTGGTGGGGACTAAAACAAGTACGTACATTGGAAAGCCAGTGGTGACAAATGCCGCTGTACATGCTGTCGTTGAAGAGCAGGTAATTCATTAATTCATTATGTTATATGGAATCTCTCTCTTTTACCATTGTAAAGAAGGTCTGTATATTTGTGAATTTGTTTGCGTTTAGTTAGtatctttttaatattttctgtCTTATTGTTGCGTATTCTTATGCAGGGACTTAATGACAAAGTGGTTGTCTTCAagtataaaaagaagaaaaattatagGAGAAACATCGGTCACCGACAGGTATTACCGTCATTTCTTTGTGAACCAACCAGAACATTTGATTTTATTCATAAGTGCAATGACTATTCTTTCTGTTATCTGTGTAGTTACTTCGATTGACTTGATTTCATACATCGAAGcaaggaaagaaaatgagtttCAGTTGTTAATATGATGATAGAAACTAAACTAGTGCATACATCTATATGCATCATGCATCATGCATTTTACGGCAATGAGGATTTGCCTCTCAGTTAGTTGATTACCCTACCTTTTATTTACTCTAGTTCAAATCCGAGTCCTATTTCCAGATGCAATTCTTGAACAAAACAATACTCTAAACCTCGATTTAGTTGACCAATGGCATCAGGGTTGTAGTACGAACTGGTGAATCTTGCAGAGTCATCACATGTGATTTGCTGGTACCCCAACCAAAGTCAATTCTTTCGATTTATCATCGTAGATAGGACACAATATTTCCTTATAGTTTCCTGTATGGTTTTCCTCTAATGTCCCCAAGGAGTTTGGTAGTCCTGTATGATAAAAAagagcttatatatatatatatatatatatatatatatatgtccttGATCAAATACACATCACTAATCTCCGAATTGCCTATTCCTGTTTTGATGATTTAACTCGTTTGTCATGTATCCAGCCGAATACGCGCATAAGGATAACAGCGATAACAGGCTACCAAGACTATCCAGCAGTTACTCTCGAGTCGTAGGGCTGCATAGGAAGGTTTGAACGTATGATTCGTGATTGGTTTTGTGTGTCTTGTGAAATGTTATGAAGTAAtgaatcttaaatttcttttttcataGATTCGTTTCGGTTCTCATTTTGTATGTAAGCTGGTATATGGATCAACATTCGTTTCAATTCCACTATTGATTTGTGTGTCGTTACTAATTTGACATGATTGCAAGTAACCCCTTCCAAGTTCCTGCACAGGGTTGAAATCATCACAACCTTCAACAATTTACACTGTGGCCTGGTACAAATTCATTATTTTACCACGTCATATCTATTTCTAAGGTTCACCAAGGAGGATTCGAACTTGGGTGGACATGGAGCACTGACGCTGTGCACAACTCATGTATGCATAAACACTCTTCGTTTTTTGAACAATCAGAAAAATTAAGCCAGTTGAAAAACATGAAATTTTGTACTTTCATCATTCCTCTGTTTGTAACATGCACGTGAGTCTCACATGTGAGGAGAAGATGGTCAGTTCATCCTTTCCATAGTCACTCCCCATTCATAAACAAAGACATCACGAACTGAAATCGCATTCGGGTGCGCAGTTGAATTCTTTGATTGAACTGCTCCTTCTTGATTGATGCTGCTCCTTCCATCTTATCGCTTTCGGTTTTagatttggtttttgttttggattttgattttagATTTATGCTGCTCATCTTCTATCTTGTAGTTTAGGAACAGAGGTTGAAGTGTTGGATTTGTTATGGGAATTGGGATGAAATGACCTTTCATTCTCAAGGGTTCATAATCACCATTGATAAACATGGTTCCAATCAATAAGCACAACAAACTACCAAGACATTCAATCGTTTACAAAATTCAACTTTGATAACCTAATTATAAAAgcgcaaaaaacaaaaaaaaaaaaaaaaaaaaaaaaaacagtggaCTCCCACATATGAAAGTATCAAAATACAATGcatccaaaataaaataagggcACTATCAGGTTTTCTTCTACCATAGGTTATGATTTTTGTGGACAAAGCTCTTGCCAGGAGGTTTCCATGGTGCAACAGTTTGTTTATAGAAGTGGTTGGTGGATGAGGAGGCCATACCTGAGTATGTTGGTGACGTCTCCCTCAATTCTTCGCTTTGCCATCAATGTGGCTTTTCAAACACAAACCAAACCTCTGATATCAATGAAAGAATTTTGTTCGTGCTTTAGAATTGGAATGTCATGAGCAGTGGCGGAGCCACTTGAGGACTAAGAGAGGTTCGGGCCTATCTTGAAGTTTCTTCacttttagtttctgtttttgtgggatattttgttttctttgacttatgtacttttttttcccGGCTAGCTTTATTATATTTATCTAATTGCCCAAAAAATTGTGTTTTACAGTAGTATTGTTATGAAACCAAATCCTTGTATCAACTAGCCTTCTTTAGTTAGTCACCCTTTTGCATGATTTGTTGAATAGTGAAACCATGCGTATATGGGATAGAGGAAGAAATTTTCATCAGTTCGGTGCGGTAATTTTCGTTCAATTTCAATTTAGGAACTTATAAAGAAGTTTGATGCTTATGATATAATTATCtcaatctattttttttcttcatgagATTCAtctcttttaattaaaattttccattccactatgaaaatgaatttttcttgcattaattatattattttttaatcaatttctttcATAAGGCTTAGTGGCCCTATCTAGCCTCGATTTCTGGCTCTGCCACTAGTCATGAGGGTTTTAGCTAAGCTATTGGCATGCGACTAACTATGAAATGACCATCTTATCCTCACATGCATGCTACTAACGGAGGAATGACAGAAGTTTTAATTTTGGGTATAAATTTTAACAAACTTAGACTACAGGGATTTAAATCCGATTTTTTTTATCAGATGAACTATCTTCTGAATACCTTATGACCACGATGATCATTTATCCAATTAGACCTTTCATAAAATTCTCTCAATTTTGAGATATTAAACTGACAACTTTGAAGTTTTAGTTCACTCGTACATTCCTTTTAAAGACGAATTAACTGTTTAagttaactattaaaaaattgaaaatatctataaatattaaaaaaagtgCATTAAAACGGGGTGATgtgaaattgaattaaaaaccTTGTGTTAGGTCATTCTAAACCCTAATGTAGATGATGTGGCATGTCCACGTAGGCCTGCCTCACCTGTCGAAAACCCTACTAGGAGGAGGAATACGCATTCGCACCCAAAATCCATAAAACCCCTCCCTCTCGATCTCCTCACCCACAATTTTTCAGAAATGGCTGCCGCTTTCGTATTTGAGCCCCCAAGTGACGAAGAATATTCCGACGCCGAAGAACAACAACcgcaggaggaggaggaagaagatgaacaggaAGAAGACGAAGCAGCTCTGAAACCCTCTCGAGCTTCTCGCCACTCTGAGTCCCCGTGGGACTTCGCTTCCTACTCCGAAACAGTCGCCCAAGAACATGCTCGCCGGAGCACCACCTCCGTCGATTTCAAGATCTCCAAAGCCCTGCAGCAACGATCAGTCCCCAGTGCCGTTGCCCACGACGATGATGGTAGCTCCGAATCCCAATCCGAATCCGAACCCGAATCCGACAAACAGGTCTGTGTCTTGTTGATTTTACTCAAATTCATTCAATCAATTCAATGTGTATAAAATTGCTTAAATTAAGCTATGTTGTTGGTGTTGGTAATTTAGGAAGATTATAAGCCGGAAGATGATGAAGTAGTAGATGATGCCACTAATGCCGGTGATGGTAAAACGCCATTTTTCTCCCCATCAGATGGAACCTCCTTTCATGCAAACTCGTTCATGGAGCTCCATTTGTCTCGCCCTTTGCTTCGGGCGTGTGAGAAACTGGGTTATACCAAGCCCACTCCTATTCAGGTCTCGAATCCTGTTACGCTTACAATCCATTTCCTGTTGCTTTCATTTCAGTTCACTGAATTTATGGGGCTTTGTATGTAGGCGGCGTGCATACCATTAGCTCTGAGTGGGCGGGATATATGTGGGAGTGCGATTACTGGTTCTGGCAAGGTATATTACTTCTCTTTTTGGTAGAGTAACCATTACAGTTAGAGGTGCGGTTTGTGTGTTATTACTTTTAGTGATAGTCGAATCAAAATTATCTTCGTTCACTTCACAACTGATCTTTCTTTTCATCTCAATCTGTTAACGCTTTTCTCACCTTTTTTACACAGACTGCTGCTTTTGCGTTACCTACTCTAGAAAGACTATTGTTTCGTCCAAAGCGGGTGCCCGCTATTAGGGTCCTCGTTCTCACCCCAGCCAGAGAACTGGCGGTGCAGTAAGTTTTAGTTCCATATTCAGTTATCTTATTTATACATTATTGTCAGTTACTGTTCCTTGACTACAGTTTTCTGGACAATACTGCTTGGTTTTAGGAATAATTTCCTATGTAAAACATCTTTTAGGATCTGTCCTTTTATCTTGTCATTTTAGTTTCAGTCTAACTTTTAACATGCTTTTCAGGGTTCATAGTATGATTCAGAAACTTGCCCAGTTTACTGATATCAGATGCTGCCTGGTTGTTGGAGGGCTTTCATTAAAGGTT of the Pyrus communis chromosome 1, drPyrComm1.1, whole genome shotgun sequence genome contains:
- the LOC137737005 gene encoding large ribosomal subunit protein bL21c-like, encoding MAASATATISLCSTFATHCKISQNLQTPATHFSFPSLSSSSSHKLSSCSLRRPTFPLLIKSSESDSAVVVEAEFQAPEPEAGPDDSEPAALQVVETPSSEAPKREQLFGVVMIGGRQYIVIPGRFIYTQRLKGANVNDKIVLNKVLLVGTKTSTYIGKPVVTNAAVHAVVEEQGLNDKVVVFKYKKKKNYRRNIGHRQPNTRIRITAITGYQDYPAVTLES
- the LOC137728322 gene encoding large ribosomal subunit protein P2y-like; protein product: MKVVAAYLLAVLGGKTTPTAEDLKDNLGYVGAEADDDRIQLLPSEVKGKDITELIASGREKLASVPAGGGGAVAVAATGCGCGGGGGAAAAAAEAKKEEKKIMISGEKKRKRKKWVRGS